Genomic window (Halofilum ochraceum):
GCGAGCGCGGGGGCCGACTTCCAGCAGGCGATCTGCAGGGGATAGTTCCACGCCCCGATGCCCGCGCAGACGCCGAGCGGCTCACGGCGGGTGTAATAGAAGGCGCGCGAGAGGTCGCCGTACTCGCCCTCGATGCCGGCGGCGATACCGCCGAAGTACTCGAGGCACTCGGCGCCGGATTCGACGTCGGCCTCGGGCGTCTCCTGGATCGGGCGCCCCGTATCCAGGCTTTCCAGGCGCGCGAATTCATCGACGCGCTCGCGCAGGAGCTGGGCCGCGCGGCGCAGTACGCGGCCGCGCTCGGCGCCGGTCCAGCGGGCCCATTCGCGCTGGGCGCGGGCCGCTGCCTGAACTGCGCGGTCCACGTCGGAGGCGCCGGCGAGCGCGATCCGGGCGAGCGTCTCGCCGGTCGCGGGATTGATGTCATCGAAGGTCTCGCCCGACTCGGCGTCGCACCACTGACCATCGATGAAGAGTTGTCTGTATTCGCCCTGCATGCAGTTCGTCTCCGCTTTCAGATCGCGCCTAAACGACCGCCGTTGTCTGGCCGACCGGCCTGCGCGCGATAGTGTTTCAGTATCATACGCAGATAGTCGTCCGCGATAATATGCGCCCCTGCGGCTTCCGGTGTACAGCGCGCGAGCGCCGCCCTGACCCAGATGCCATCGATCATCGAACTCATGCCCTCGGCCGCGCGCTCGGCCTCCTCGCCTGGCAGCAATTGCCGGAAGGCGTGCAGCAGGTTCGAACGCAGCCGGCTCACGTAGACCCGATGCAAGCGCTTGAGCTCCGGCGAGTGCGGGACCTGTCCGTAGAACGACAGCCAGGCCGCGCAGATTTTCGGCGTCGACTGTTCCGCGGCGAAATTCGCCCCGAGGATCTGCTCGATCCGCTGGATCGGTGTCGCCGCCCGGCGCTGTCGCTGAATCATCTCCCGCTGCAGGTCGTTCAGCAGCGAGCGCATGGTCGCCGCCAGCAGGGCGTTCTTGCCGCCGAAATAATGGGCGATGATCCCGCTCGACAACCCGGCCGCCTTACTGATGCGGGCGATCGTCGTCTCGGCGAAGCCATGCGCCTCGATCGTGTCGATCGTCGCTTCGATCAACTGTCGCCGGCGAACGGGCTGCATTCCGAGCTTGGGCATGACGCAAGTAATCCGCGTTGTTGATATTCACGGTACGGGTTTTTGAATGGACGATCAAATTAAAACGCCGCCCGGCTTGAACGCATGGCGGTCCGGAGCACGGCTCGCACGCTGTCTGCGCGCCAGGCTGGGCCCGGGCTGGCGGGTCTGAGGGCGCCCGTCACGGGCGCTGGATCCCGCGGCGGGCAGGCGTTCAGCGCGTGGCGTCGAGACGGCGGGCGGACTGCGGGTGGCGCCGCAGCCAGCGCGCCAGCAGCCGGTAGTGATCGCGGTCGAACGGTGCGGAGGGTGGGTCGGATGCGAGTTCGGCGGCCTCGGTCTCATCCCTGGCCGAGCCGAGGTAACGCCAGTGGTCGATCACATGGCATTCGCTGCGGCCGCTTTCCGGATCCGTTTCCGTGATCGCGACGGCGCCGGGCCACGGCCATGGCTGGATCCGGCGTTCGCCGAGGGCCTCCAGCAGGCGCATGTTGAAGCGCACGGGCGCTTCCTCACCGGTGCACGCGCCCTGGCAGCGGCCGATCTGCCGGCCGAAACAGGGGCGGTTCCCCCGACCCTTCTCGAGCCCGAGTCGGCGCCGGCAGAGGGCGTTTTCATCGGCAATGCGCCCCAGTTCCCGCCGCGCGGCCCGGCGATCGCCGAAGGGGCCGTACCAGCGGTCGCCGGGCCATGCGTCCGGGGCCCGTGCCGGCACGATCAACGGCTCCAGGTAACCGTCCGCGTCTTCGGCCACGGCGATCACGACCTGCGCGCCGGCCTCGCGCAGGCGTCGGTTGTGTAACGGCCGCAGCTGCTTGATCAGGCGGGCCTCGCGCAGCAGGGCGCCCAGTTCGCCGACGGTCTCCTGCCAGTCGATGCGCGTGAGCCGGTGGGCGATGCGGGTGGCGGTGTGCGAGCGGTGGTCGCCGGAGAGATGGCTGCGTACCCGGTCGTGCAGGTCGACGCTCTTGCCGATGTAGAGCAGCGCGTCGTCTTCGCCGTAGAACAGGTACACGCCGGGCCTGTGGGGCAGCCCCTCGAGCGCATCCGGCGCCAGCTGCGGCGGCAGCGATGGGCCGCCGCACTGACGTTCGATCGCATGGGTGACGGCCGCGGTGCCGCGATCGCGGGTCGCGGCGCCGACGAAGGCGAGCGCGGCGCGGGCATCGCCGAGGGCCCGGTGACGCGCATCGCGCGGCAGATCAAAGCGCTGGATCAGGGCGTCGAGGCCATGACCGCGGTGATCGGGATACAGCGCCCGCGACAGACGCACCGTGCACATGACGGGGGCCCGGAACGTGATGCCCTCGCGCCGGAATTCATTGCGCAGGAAGCCGTAGTCGAAACGCGCGTTGTGGGCGACCACCGTGCGCCCGCGCAGGCGTTCGAGCAGTTCATCCCGGATATCCGCGAACGCCGGGGCATCCGCGAGCATCGAATCGTCGATGCCGGTCAGGCCGGTGATCGAGGGCGGGATCGGGCGCCCGGGGGCGACCAGGCGGGACCATTCGTCGACGACCTCGCCATCGTCGACGGCGACCACGGCGACCTCGATGATGCGGTTACGGGCCGGATTCCCGCCCGTGGTCTCCAGATCGACGAACGCCCAGCTGCCCGTCAGTGGGGCCAGCCCCTCGCGCGTGTCCAGGATGGCACCCACGTACGCTCAGGCGCCGCTGCCGTCGCCCGGACCGTCGCTATCCGCCTCGGCCGTCGCGTCGCTGTCGCCGAGGCTGTCGGCCTGGCGTTCGACCTTGGGTAGTGAAACCGGCATACCGGGATGCAGGTCCTCGAAGTTCAGGTCCGGATTGTATTGGCGCAGCAGCCAGACCGGGACGTTGTCGGCCCGCCGGGCCAGCGTCCACAGGGAATCGCCGGACTGCACCAGCGTCTTCTCGGTGCCCGCGATCCGGAACTGCTCGAAGAAACGCGCCTGCAGCTCCTCGTGGTATGCCTCACGGCGCTGTACGAATTCCGCGGGGGCGACCCGGCTGAAGCGCAGCTTGATCCGCTTGCCGATAACCACCGGTTTGCCGTAGCGCATGTTGTTTACGCGGCGCAGCTCGCTGGCGCGCAGATCAAGCCACTCGGCGTAATGGCCGAGCGTCTCCGCCGCCTGCACCTCGATCGTGCCGTCGGCCGCGACGCTGTAATCCGCAGGGTCGGCCGACAATGCGGGTACGGGCTCCGCACGACTGGACTGGGCCGGGTTGTTCGCCCGCAGCGTCGCCAGTGGCCCGGTGTTGTCGGTGTCGTCGGTCGCCTCTCCGGCCGTGGCGGTGGATCCGGTTTCCGCGCTTGCGGTGTCCGTCGTCTCGGCGGCGGATTCGGCCTCGGCTATGGTCTGCTCGGCTGCATCCGTTTCGGTCGTGGCGACGTCCGTCGGCGACCCGCTCCCGGTCTCCGCGGTGTCGGCGGCGGCGTCCTCCTGCGCGGCGGACGCCGCCTTCGCATCTCCGCCATCATCCGCGCTGGTTCCGGTAGCCGCGCTCGCGACCGTCTGCGCATCCTCCGCCACGCGGCCGTCCACCCGCAGTCTCTGTCCCGGGTAGATGCGGTGCTCGTCACCGAGATTGTTCGCGGCGGCCAGGCTGGAAACCTTGAGCCCCGTCCGGCTCGCGATGCCCGAGAGCGTGTCCCCGCGGCTGACGGTGTAGAAGCGGCCGCTATCGTCGCCCTGACCCGCCGGTACCGGTAGGCGCAGGGTCTGTCCCGCGCGGATGAAGTTGCGGCTGCGGAGGTTGTTCAGCGACATGATCGCGTTGCTGGATACGCCGTAGCGTGAGGCGATCGCCGACAGCGTCTCGCCGCTGCGGACCCGATGGAAGCGGTCGGGGACCTGGGCCACGTAGCGGGCGCTCTGGTCCACTCTGGCGAGCAACTGCTCCGCGGGCGGGCGTTCCGGCCCGGCCGGAACCCGCAGGCTGTAGCCGCGCGGCACCCGCTTGTCGCCCGCCCAGACGGGATCCCGGAGTGCGCGATTGAGGTCGCGCAGACGCTCACGGTCGACATCGAAGGCCCGCGTGAGCGCGTCGACCGGGGCATAGAACGGCAGTTCAATTGTTTCGGTGACGATGGTGTCGTCGCGTTCGATCAGACCAAAGTATTTGCTGGCATTGAAGTCGACATCGACCGCCGCCAGGAAGGCGGGATAGAAATTGCGCGAGGCGAAGCCCCAGGTCCGGCTCTCATACTGGTCGATGATCGTGGCGATGTTCTTGCTGCCCACCTGCCGAGCCGCCCGGCGGATGCCGGCCAGGCCGTGATTGTACGCCGTGATCGCCATCGCCCAGTTGTCGGTGATCGAGTAGTTGTGCTCCAGCAGGCGGGCCGCCGCGATACTCGACGTGAACGGGTCCATGCGCTCGTCGACGATGTGATCGATGCGCATATAGCGGCGACCGGTCGCGCGCGTGAACTGCCAGAGGCCAGCCGCGCCCACGCGTGACCATGCATCCGGATTGAAGGAAGACTCGACGTGCGGCAGTGCGGCCAGCTCTTCCGGCAGCCCCATGTCCTCCAGGGTACGCCGGATATGCGGCTCCCATGCCCCCGAGCGCACGAGTCCGGCGCGGAATTTGTCCGACTGGCCGAGTTGGAAGCGGATGTTGTTCGCCGCCCGCTGCAGGCGGCTGTCGTTCACGCCTTCCGGCCAGAGTCCGAGCACGCGGCGTTCTTCCTGATTCAGGTTCGCGCGCTCCTTGCGGGCGATGTTACGCAGGACCTCCCGATAATGTGCCTTGCGCGCGTTGACCTGACGTTGCCGTTGATCGCGGTACCGGCTGTCGAGCGCGATTTTTTCGTATACGACCCCCAGGTTGTCGCGGTCGTGGAGCAGGCCACCGTCGGTGGAGACCTGGGTGTAAACCTGTGTCCAGAAGCGGATCGCGGGTTCAATCTCGGGTGGCCGGGGGAACGTTTCGGACGCGGCGTAAGCAGTACTGGAAACAAGAAGCAGGCCGACCAGCAGGGTGGCGGAGAGGCGTTTCATGGTTGCGTGCTTTTCCTTGCGATCGATGCGGATCGCGTGCGAGCGGTTTCTCGGACAGCCTCCCGAGGCGTCGCACATTGTTGATGCCCGTGGCACCGGCTTCAAGTACGGAGGACAGAAAATTCCGCTGCGGTAGAATAGGAGGTCCCAACCCGCCGACATACGGTACGCCCCATTGAGTGAAACGAAGATTCTGCTGCCCGAGAGCGACCTGCCGACCCACTGGTACAACGTGGTCGCCGATATGCCCAACGCGCCGGCACCGTATCTGGGGCCGGACGGGGAACCGGTGCCCCCCGAGGCCCTCGGGGCGATATTCCCGCCGGGGATTCTGGAGCAGGAGGTGTCCACCGAGCGCTGGATTCCGATCCCGGAGCCCGTCCGCGACGCCCTGAAGCTGTGGCGGCCGGCCCCGCTGTACCGCGCGAAACGGCTGGAGGAACGGCTCGGCACCCCGGCAAAGATCTACTTCAAGTACGAGGGCGTGAGCCCCGCCGGTTCGCACAAACCGAACTCCGCGGTGCCGCAGGCGTATTACAACCATATCGCCGGCATCCATCGCCTGACGACGGAGACCGGCGCCGGGCAGTGGGGGTCTTCGCTGTCGCTGGCGGGGCAACTGTTCGACATGGAGGTGCGCATCTACATGGTGCGGGTGTCGGCCGAGCAGAAGCCGTTCCGCAAATCCATGATGGAACTCTGGGGTGGCGAGGTGATCCCGAGTCCGTCGAACCTGACCCAGGCGGGGCGCGATGTGCTGGCGAAGGATCCCGACAATCCCGGCTCGCTCGGGATCGCGATCTCCGAGGCGGTCGAGGAGGCCGCGGGGCGCGACGATACCAACTACGCGCTTGGTTCCGTGCTGAACCACGTGCTGCTGCACCAGACCGTCATCGGCCAGGAGACGAAGCGGCAGCTGGAGCAGGTCGGCGATTACCCGGATATGGTGTTCGCGCCCTGCGGCGGCGGCTGCAATGTCGGCGGCATGATGTTCCCCTTCGTGACGGACAAGGCCGCCGGGCGGGATATCCGGCTGGTGGCCTGCGAACCGGCCTCGTGCCCGACGCTGACCCGCGGGCGTTTCACCTGGGACTGGGGCGATTCGATCGGGCTGACGCCGCTGATGAAGATGTACACCCTCGGGCATGATTTCATGCCGCCGGGGATCCATGCGGGTGGGCTGCGCTATCACGGCGTGTCGCCGCTCGTCTCCCAGCTCCATGCCGAGGGCGTGATCGAGTCCGTCGCCCCGCAACAGCTGGCGACATTCCGCGCCGGCCAGCTGATCGCCCAGACCATGGGGATTATCCCGGCGCCCGAGTCGGCCCATGCGGCCGCCGGCTGTATCGAGGAGGCGCTGCGCTGCAGGGAGACGGGCGAACCGAAGACGCTGCTGTTCACGCTCTCCGGGCATGGCCACTTCGACATGGCGGCCTACGACAAATACCTGGCCGGCGAGCTCGATGATTACGACTACCCGGAGGATGAGGTTGCCGCCGCGCTCGAGCGTCTGCCGAAATTTGAACGCGAGCCGGTCTGAACGACCGCCGGTATTGATGCCGGAGATGGGCATGGATGACGACATCACGGCAGGCCCGCTTTTGCCGCGGGTCCAGGCGGCCACCGAACGCGCGCTCGCCAGTGGTGCGCTTGGCCCGATCGGTACAGGCGAAGAAGTGCTGCACGATGGCGGCTACGCTTTCCGCCTGCGCACCGTCGCCAGCCTCGCCCGCAAGGAGGCGGCCCAGGAGCAGGCCCGCGCCGGCGGCTTCGACCGCGACCCGTTCCTGCCCCCGTATGAGGAGGGGCTATACGTCGGCCCGGTGCCGCCGGCGCACGTCGGCCTGCTGAACAAGTTCCCCGTGCTCGAGCATCATCTGCTGATCGTTACCGGGACGTTCCAGCCGCAGGAGGGCGTGCTGGATGAGACGGACTTCGAGGCCTGGCTGCGTATACTCCGCGCGGGCGCTGGCCTCGCGTTCTTCAACGGCGGTGCGGTCGCCGGGGCGAGTCAGCCCCATCGGCATCTGCAGTGGGTCCCACTGGCGGAGCGGCCGCCGCTGGAGGCGGCGGTCGCCGCCGGTGAACCATTGCCTTTCCCCGTCGCCAGCGAGCTCCTGCCGTCTTCGTGGCTCGCGGAACCGGTGGTGGGCGCGCGGGAATTCCATCGCTGCTATACCCGCCTGCTGGAATCGATCGGGTGCGCTCCGGGGGCGGGGGCGCCGGCGCCCTATAACCTGCTTGCGACCCGCGACCGTATCTGGGCCGTTCCACGGGCCGAGGAGTCGATCGCGGGCGTGGCCATCAATGCACTCGGCTATGCGGGCTGGATGCTCGCGGCCGACGACATGCAGGCCGAGACCGTGCGCGCGCGCGGTCCGCTGGCCCTGCTCGCGGCGGCCGCCGGTCGCTGAACCCTTTTCTGGAGCCGATCATGGCGAACAACACACGGACCAGCAGCATGGCGGTGTTCTGCGATTTCGAGAACATCGCCCTGGGCGTGCTCGACGCGCGCTACGCCGCCTTCGATATCAACAAGGTTCTCGAGCGCCTGCTGCTCAAGGGCAATATCGTGGTGAAAAAGGCGTACTGCGACTGGGACCGTTACAAGAACTTCAAGCCGGCGATGCACGAGGCCTCGTTCGAGATGATCGAGATCCCGCATGTACGCCAGTCGGGGAAGAACTCAGCCGATATCCGCATGGTCGTCGATGCCCTCGATCTCTGCTACACGAAATCGCACGTCGACGTCTTCGTGATCGTAAGCGGTGACTCCGATTTCTCGCCGCTCGTGAGCAAACTGCGCGAGAACGACAAGGTGGTCATCGGTGTGGGGGTCAAGAGTTCGACCTCGGATCTGCTGATCGCCAACTGCGATGAATTCATTTTCTACGACGATCTGGTACGGGATTCCGAAAAGCCGTCGCGGCGCAAGCGCCGGTCCGGCAAGAAGACGGCGTCGAAGAAGAAAAGCGCGAAAACGGAAGGGGCCGAAAACACGGCCGAAGCCGCGGCCGAGGCGGCGGCGGAAAGTGCCGCGGATGCAGCCGATACCGCCACCGACGATGGCGGTGCCGATGACCGTAAACAGGAGGCGCTGGATCTGGTGCTTGCCACGGTCGAGGACCTGTTCCGCGAGCGCGGCGAGGAAGACAAGGTCTGGGGGTCGATGGTCAAGCAGGCGCTTAAACGCCGCAAGCCCGGCTTCAACGAGAGTTACCACGGTTACCGGAGTTTCGGGCAACTGCTCGAGGAAGCCCGTGAACGCGGGCTGCTGACCCTGCAGCACGACGAAAAATCCGGTGGCTATATCATCCAGAACTATTCCACCGAAGACTGAACGCACCCGCGGGCGAGGCCTCGATCTCCGTCAGCGCTGGGAGGCCGCGAATTCCTTTTTGCTGATCAGTCCGTCGTTGTCGGTATCGATGCGCCCGAACGAGGCCCGCAGTTCCGGGACCCGATGGGCCTCGTCCGTGCCGATCACGCCGTCGCCGTCGCGGTCGAGGGTCGCGAAATCCAGACCCTCGAGCAGGTTGACGGTCGCCGCCCGATACTCGGCGGGACTGACGTTGTCATCACCGTCGGTGTCCACGCGCGCAAACGCCTCTTTGAGCGACGCGGGCATCGCGCGCGCTTCGCTGCGGCTGATCACGCCG
Coding sequences:
- the betI gene encoding choline-binding transcriptional repressor BetI, translating into MPKLGMQPVRRRQLIEATIDTIEAHGFAETTIARISKAAGLSSGIIAHYFGGKNALLAATMRSLLNDLQREMIQRQRRAATPIQRIEQILGANFAAEQSTPKICAAWLSFYGQVPHSPELKRLHRVYVSRLRSNLLHAFRQLLPGEEAERAAEGMSSMIDGIWVRAALARCTPEAAGAHIIADDYLRMILKHYRAQAGRPDNGGRLGAI
- a CDS encoding exonuclease domain-containing protein produces the protein MGAILDTREGLAPLTGSWAFVDLETTGGNPARNRIIEVAVVAVDDGEVVDEWSRLVAPGRPIPPSITGLTGIDDSMLADAPAFADIRDELLERLRGRTVVAHNARFDYGFLRNEFRREGITFRAPVMCTVRLSRALYPDHRGHGLDALIQRFDLPRDARHRALGDARAALAFVGAATRDRGTAAVTHAIERQCGGPSLPPQLAPDALEGLPHRPGVYLFYGEDDALLYIGKSVDLHDRVRSHLSGDHRSHTATRIAHRLTRIDWQETVGELGALLREARLIKQLRPLHNRRLREAGAQVVIAVAEDADGYLEPLIVPARAPDAWPGDRWYGPFGDRRAARRELGRIADENALCRRRLGLEKGRGNRPCFGRQIGRCQGACTGEEAPVRFNMRLLEALGERRIQPWPWPGAVAITETDPESGRSECHVIDHWRYLGSARDETEAAELASDPPSAPFDRDHYRLLARWLRRHPQSARRLDATR
- a CDS encoding LysM peptidoglycan-binding domain-containing protein — protein: MKRLSATLLVGLLLVSSTAYAASETFPRPPEIEPAIRFWTQVYTQVSTDGGLLHDRDNLGVVYEKIALDSRYRDQRQRQVNARKAHYREVLRNIARKERANLNQEERRVLGLWPEGVNDSRLQRAANNIRFQLGQSDKFRAGLVRSGAWEPHIRRTLEDMGLPEELAALPHVESSFNPDAWSRVGAAGLWQFTRATGRRYMRIDHIVDERMDPFTSSIAAARLLEHNYSITDNWAMAITAYNHGLAGIRRAARQVGSKNIATIIDQYESRTWGFASRNFYPAFLAAVDVDFNASKYFGLIERDDTIVTETIELPFYAPVDALTRAFDVDRERLRDLNRALRDPVWAGDKRVPRGYSLRVPAGPERPPAEQLLARVDQSARYVAQVPDRFHRVRSGETLSAIASRYGVSSNAIMSLNNLRSRNFIRAGQTLRLPVPAGQGDDSGRFYTVSRGDTLSGIASRTGLKVSSLAAANNLGDEHRIYPGQRLRVDGRVAEDAQTVASAATGTSADDGGDAKAASAAQEDAAADTAETGSGSPTDVATTETDAAEQTIAEAESAAETTDTASAETGSTATAGEATDDTDNTGPLATLRANNPAQSSRAEPVPALSADPADYSVAADGTIEVQAAETLGHYAEWLDLRASELRRVNNMRYGKPVVIGKRIKLRFSRVAPAEFVQRREAYHEELQARFFEQFRIAGTEKTLVQSGDSLWTLARRADNVPVWLLRQYNPDLNFEDLHPGMPVSLPKVERQADSLGDSDATAEADSDGPGDGSGA
- a CDS encoding TrpB-like pyridoxal phosphate-dependent enzyme translates to MSETKILLPESDLPTHWYNVVADMPNAPAPYLGPDGEPVPPEALGAIFPPGILEQEVSTERWIPIPEPVRDALKLWRPAPLYRAKRLEERLGTPAKIYFKYEGVSPAGSHKPNSAVPQAYYNHIAGIHRLTTETGAGQWGSSLSLAGQLFDMEVRIYMVRVSAEQKPFRKSMMELWGGEVIPSPSNLTQAGRDVLAKDPDNPGSLGIAISEAVEEAAGRDDTNYALGSVLNHVLLHQTVIGQETKRQLEQVGDYPDMVFAPCGGGCNVGGMMFPFVTDKAAGRDIRLVACEPASCPTLTRGRFTWDWGDSIGLTPLMKMYTLGHDFMPPGIHAGGLRYHGVSPLVSQLHAEGVIESVAPQQLATFRAGQLIAQTMGIIPAPESAHAAAGCIEEALRCRETGEPKTLLFTLSGHGHFDMAAYDKYLAGELDDYDYPEDEVAAALERLPKFEREPV
- a CDS encoding DUF4922 domain-containing protein → MDDDITAGPLLPRVQAATERALASGALGPIGTGEEVLHDGGYAFRLRTVASLARKEAAQEQARAGGFDRDPFLPPYEEGLYVGPVPPAHVGLLNKFPVLEHHLLIVTGTFQPQEGVLDETDFEAWLRILRAGAGLAFFNGGAVAGASQPHRHLQWVPLAERPPLEAAVAAGEPLPFPVASELLPSSWLAEPVVGAREFHRCYTRLLESIGCAPGAGAPAPYNLLATRDRIWAVPRAEESIAGVAINALGYAGWMLAADDMQAETVRARGPLALLAAAAGR
- a CDS encoding NYN domain-containing protein, whose amino-acid sequence is MANNTRTSSMAVFCDFENIALGVLDARYAAFDINKVLERLLLKGNIVVKKAYCDWDRYKNFKPAMHEASFEMIEIPHVRQSGKNSADIRMVVDALDLCYTKSHVDVFVIVSGDSDFSPLVSKLRENDKVVIGVGVKSSTSDLLIANCDEFIFYDDLVRDSEKPSRRKRRSGKKTASKKKSAKTEGAENTAEAAAEAAAESAADAADTATDDGGADDRKQEALDLVLATVEDLFRERGEEDKVWGSMVKQALKRRKPGFNESYHGYRSFGQLLEEARERGLLTLQHDEKSGGYIIQNYSTED
- a CDS encoding EF-hand domain-containing protein gives rise to the protein MKRWIGLAAIPLLAGCQTMPFGGDPAFRDHDTDGDNVISRQEANTSPRLGKHFARIDTNGSGGIDPREYAAAMTYIAGIDFKRVDINDDGVISRSEARAMPASLKEAFARVDTDGDDNVSPAEYRAATVNLLEGLDFATLDRDGDGVIGTDEAHRVPELRASFGRIDTDNDGLISKKEFAASQR